A genome region from Taeniopygia guttata chromosome 5, bTaeGut7.mat, whole genome shotgun sequence includes the following:
- the JKAMP gene encoding JNK1/MAPK8-associated membrane protein isoform X7, which produces MFRAAVDIQPACLGLYCGRTVLAVNGSVETYGDCGVCPRGQRTDDNKICRECLGSPDRYDWLYLGFMAMLPLVLHWFFIEWYSGKKSSSALLQHLTALLECSAAAVVTLLLSDPVGSLHIRSCRVKKLSDWYTMLYNPSPDYITTVHCTHEAVYPLYTIVFIYYAFCLVLMMLLRPLLVKKIACGLGRSDRFKSIYAALYFFPILTVLQAVGGGLLYYAFPYIILVLSLVTLAVYLSASEVEFFKDLLVRKKRLVVLFSHWLLHAYGIISISKLDKLEQDLPLLALVPAPALFYLMTAKYTEPSRILSEGGNGH; this is translated from the exons ATGTTCCGCGCCG CTGTGGACATCCAGCCCGCCTGCCTCGGGCTGTACTGCGGCAGGACCGTGCTGGCGGTGAACGGCTCCGTGGAGACCTACGGGGACTGCGGG GTGTGCCCCAGAGGCCAAAGAACCGATGACAACAAAATCTGCCGGGAGTGTTTGGGATCTCCAGACCGCTATGACTGGCTGTACCTCGGCTTCATGGCCATGCTGCCCCTGGTTTTACACTGGTTCTTTATTGAGTGGTATTCTGGAAAGAAGAG CTCCAGCgcgctgctgcagcacctgacGGCGCTGCTGGAGTGCAGCGCGGCGGCCGtggtgacactgctgctcaGCGACCCCGTGGGCTCCCTGCACATCCGCTCCTGCCGCGTCAAGAAACTCTCAGACTGGTACACCATGCTCTACAACCCCAGCCCTGACTACATCACCACTGTGCACTGCACCCACGAGGCTGTCTACCCCCT gtaCACCATTGTGTTTATCTATTATGCCTTCTGTCTCGTGTTGATGATGCTGCTTCGGCCTCTCCTGGTTAAGAAGATTGCCTGTGGTTTGGGAAGGTCTGATCGATTTAAAAGCATTTATGCAGCACTCTACTTCTTCCCCATCCTCACCGTGCTGCAGGCCGTGGGAGGAGGCCTCCTCT ATTATGCCTTCCCATACATCATCCTGGTGCTCTCTTTGGTTACACTGGCTGTGTACTTGTCTGCTTCTGAAGTGGAG TTTTTCAAGGATCTGCTTGTGAGGAAGAAAAGGCTCGTTGTCCTCTTCAGCCACTGGTTACTCCATGCCTATGGAATCATCTCCATTTCCAAACTGGATAAGCTtgagcaggacctgcctttgCTTGCCTTGGTACCTGCCCCTGCTCTCTTCTACCTGATGACAGCAAAGTACACGGAGCCCTCACGGATCCTCTCTGAAGGTGGGAATGGACATTAA
- the JKAMP gene encoding JNK1/MAPK8-associated membrane protein isoform X3: MALRGLLEAVPGREWPNGASPGNAARAVPAAVDIQPACLGLYCGRTVLAVNGSVETYGDCGVCPRGQRTDDNKICRECLGSPDRYDWLYLGFMAMLPLVLHWFFIEWYSGKKRFVYPFSSSSALLQHLTALLECSAAAVVTLLLSDPVGSLHIRSCRVKKLSDWYTMLYNPSPDYITTVHCTHEAVYPLYTIVFIYYAFCLVLMMLLRPLLVKKIACGLGRSDRFKSIYAALYFFPILTVLQAVGGGLLYYAFPYIILVLSLVTLAVYLSASEVEFFKDLLVRKKRLVVLFSHWLLHAYGIISISKLDKLEQDLPLLALVPAPALFYLMTAKYTEPSRILSEGGNGH; this comes from the exons ATGGCGCTGAGGGGGTTGTTAGAGGCTGTACCGGGCCGGGAGTGGCCGAACGGTGCCTCTCCCGGTAACGCGGCCCGCGCTGTGCCCGCAGCTGTGGACATCCAGCCCGCCTGCCTCGGGCTGTACTGCGGCAGGACCGTGCTGGCGGTGAACGGCTCCGTGGAGACCTACGGGGACTGCGGG GTGTGCCCCAGAGGCCAAAGAACCGATGACAACAAAATCTGCCGGGAGTGTTTGGGATCTCCAGACCGCTATGACTGGCTGTACCTCGGCTTCATGGCCATGCTGCCCCTGGTTTTACACTGGTTCTTTATTGAGTGGTATTCTGGAAAGAAGAGGTTTGTGTACCCTTTCTCTAG CTCCAGCgcgctgctgcagcacctgacGGCGCTGCTGGAGTGCAGCGCGGCGGCCGtggtgacactgctgctcaGCGACCCCGTGGGCTCCCTGCACATCCGCTCCTGCCGCGTCAAGAAACTCTCAGACTGGTACACCATGCTCTACAACCCCAGCCCTGACTACATCACCACTGTGCACTGCACCCACGAGGCTGTCTACCCCCT gtaCACCATTGTGTTTATCTATTATGCCTTCTGTCTCGTGTTGATGATGCTGCTTCGGCCTCTCCTGGTTAAGAAGATTGCCTGTGGTTTGGGAAGGTCTGATCGATTTAAAAGCATTTATGCAGCACTCTACTTCTTCCCCATCCTCACCGTGCTGCAGGCCGTGGGAGGAGGCCTCCTCT ATTATGCCTTCCCATACATCATCCTGGTGCTCTCTTTGGTTACACTGGCTGTGTACTTGTCTGCTTCTGAAGTGGAG TTTTTCAAGGATCTGCTTGTGAGGAAGAAAAGGCTCGTTGTCCTCTTCAGCCACTGGTTACTCCATGCCTATGGAATCATCTCCATTTCCAAACTGGATAAGCTtgagcaggacctgcctttgCTTGCCTTGGTACCTGCCCCTGCTCTCTTCTACCTGATGACAGCAAAGTACACGGAGCCCTCACGGATCCTCTCTGAAGGTGGGAATGGACATTAA
- the JKAMP gene encoding JNK1/MAPK8-associated membrane protein isoform X5: protein MFRAAVDIQPACLGLYCGRTVLAVNGSVETYGDCGVCPRGQRTDDNKICRECLGSPDRYDWLYLGFMAMLPLVLHWFFIEWYSGKKRFVYPFSRSWQRGSVTVLLSRSSSALLQHLTALLECSAAAVVTLLLSDPVGSLHIRSCRVKKLSDWYTMLYNPSPDYITTVHCTHEAVYPLYTIVFIYYAFCLVLMMLLRPLLVKKIACGLGRSDRFKSIYAALYFFPILTVLQAVGGGLLYYAFPYIILVLSLVTLAVYLSASEVEFFKDLLVRKKRLVVLFSHWLLHAYGIISISKLDKLEQDLPLLALVPAPALFYLMTAKYTEPSRILSEGGNGH, encoded by the exons ATGTTCCGCGCCG CTGTGGACATCCAGCCCGCCTGCCTCGGGCTGTACTGCGGCAGGACCGTGCTGGCGGTGAACGGCTCCGTGGAGACCTACGGGGACTGCGGG GTGTGCCCCAGAGGCCAAAGAACCGATGACAACAAAATCTGCCGGGAGTGTTTGGGATCTCCAGACCGCTATGACTGGCTGTACCTCGGCTTCATGGCCATGCTGCCCCTGGTTTTACACTGGTTCTTTATTGAGTGGTATTCTGGAAAGAAGAGGTTTGTGTACCCTTTCTCTAG gagctggcagcgTGGCAGTGTGACAGTGCTGTTGTCCCGCAGCTCCAGCgcgctgctgcagcacctgacGGCGCTGCTGGAGTGCAGCGCGGCGGCCGtggtgacactgctgctcaGCGACCCCGTGGGCTCCCTGCACATCCGCTCCTGCCGCGTCAAGAAACTCTCAGACTGGTACACCATGCTCTACAACCCCAGCCCTGACTACATCACCACTGTGCACTGCACCCACGAGGCTGTCTACCCCCT gtaCACCATTGTGTTTATCTATTATGCCTTCTGTCTCGTGTTGATGATGCTGCTTCGGCCTCTCCTGGTTAAGAAGATTGCCTGTGGTTTGGGAAGGTCTGATCGATTTAAAAGCATTTATGCAGCACTCTACTTCTTCCCCATCCTCACCGTGCTGCAGGCCGTGGGAGGAGGCCTCCTCT ATTATGCCTTCCCATACATCATCCTGGTGCTCTCTTTGGTTACACTGGCTGTGTACTTGTCTGCTTCTGAAGTGGAG TTTTTCAAGGATCTGCTTGTGAGGAAGAAAAGGCTCGTTGTCCTCTTCAGCCACTGGTTACTCCATGCCTATGGAATCATCTCCATTTCCAAACTGGATAAGCTtgagcaggacctgcctttgCTTGCCTTGGTACCTGCCCCTGCTCTCTTCTACCTGATGACAGCAAAGTACACGGAGCCCTCACGGATCCTCTCTGAAGGTGGGAATGGACATTAA
- the JKAMP gene encoding JNK1/MAPK8-associated membrane protein isoform X4, translated as MGQRDRAGSAGGAWMALRGLLEAVPGREWPNGASPGNAARAVPAAVDIQPACLGLYCGRTVLAVNGSVETYGDCGVCPRGQRTDDNKICRECLGSPDRYDWLYLGFMAMLPLVLHWFFIEWYSGKKSSSALLQHLTALLECSAAAVVTLLLSDPVGSLHIRSCRVKKLSDWYTMLYNPSPDYITTVHCTHEAVYPLYTIVFIYYAFCLVLMMLLRPLLVKKIACGLGRSDRFKSIYAALYFFPILTVLQAVGGGLLYYAFPYIILVLSLVTLAVYLSASEVEFFKDLLVRKKRLVVLFSHWLLHAYGIISISKLDKLEQDLPLLALVPAPALFYLMTAKYTEPSRILSEGGNGH; from the exons ATGGGGCAGCGGGACCGGGCTGGGAGTGCGGGGGGGGCGTGGATGGCGCTGAGGGGGTTGTTAGAGGCTGTACCGGGCCGGGAGTGGCCGAACGGTGCCTCTCCCGGTAACGCGGCCCGCGCTGTGCCCGCAGCTGTGGACATCCAGCCCGCCTGCCTCGGGCTGTACTGCGGCAGGACCGTGCTGGCGGTGAACGGCTCCGTGGAGACCTACGGGGACTGCGGG GTGTGCCCCAGAGGCCAAAGAACCGATGACAACAAAATCTGCCGGGAGTGTTTGGGATCTCCAGACCGCTATGACTGGCTGTACCTCGGCTTCATGGCCATGCTGCCCCTGGTTTTACACTGGTTCTTTATTGAGTGGTATTCTGGAAAGAAGAG CTCCAGCgcgctgctgcagcacctgacGGCGCTGCTGGAGTGCAGCGCGGCGGCCGtggtgacactgctgctcaGCGACCCCGTGGGCTCCCTGCACATCCGCTCCTGCCGCGTCAAGAAACTCTCAGACTGGTACACCATGCTCTACAACCCCAGCCCTGACTACATCACCACTGTGCACTGCACCCACGAGGCTGTCTACCCCCT gtaCACCATTGTGTTTATCTATTATGCCTTCTGTCTCGTGTTGATGATGCTGCTTCGGCCTCTCCTGGTTAAGAAGATTGCCTGTGGTTTGGGAAGGTCTGATCGATTTAAAAGCATTTATGCAGCACTCTACTTCTTCCCCATCCTCACCGTGCTGCAGGCCGTGGGAGGAGGCCTCCTCT ATTATGCCTTCCCATACATCATCCTGGTGCTCTCTTTGGTTACACTGGCTGTGTACTTGTCTGCTTCTGAAGTGGAG TTTTTCAAGGATCTGCTTGTGAGGAAGAAAAGGCTCGTTGTCCTCTTCAGCCACTGGTTACTCCATGCCTATGGAATCATCTCCATTTCCAAACTGGATAAGCTtgagcaggacctgcctttgCTTGCCTTGGTACCTGCCCCTGCTCTCTTCTACCTGATGACAGCAAAGTACACGGAGCCCTCACGGATCCTCTCTGAAGGTGGGAATGGACATTAA
- the JKAMP gene encoding JNK1/MAPK8-associated membrane protein isoform X2, with the protein MALRGLLEAVPGREWPNGASPGNAARAVPAAVDIQPACLGLYCGRTVLAVNGSVETYGDCGVCPRGQRTDDNKICRECLGSPDRYDWLYLGFMAMLPLVLHWFFIEWYSGKKRSWQRGSVTVLLSRSSSALLQHLTALLECSAAAVVTLLLSDPVGSLHIRSCRVKKLSDWYTMLYNPSPDYITTVHCTHEAVYPLYTIVFIYYAFCLVLMMLLRPLLVKKIACGLGRSDRFKSIYAALYFFPILTVLQAVGGGLLYYAFPYIILVLSLVTLAVYLSASEVEFFKDLLVRKKRLVVLFSHWLLHAYGIISISKLDKLEQDLPLLALVPAPALFYLMTAKYTEPSRILSEGGNGH; encoded by the exons ATGGCGCTGAGGGGGTTGTTAGAGGCTGTACCGGGCCGGGAGTGGCCGAACGGTGCCTCTCCCGGTAACGCGGCCCGCGCTGTGCCCGCAGCTGTGGACATCCAGCCCGCCTGCCTCGGGCTGTACTGCGGCAGGACCGTGCTGGCGGTGAACGGCTCCGTGGAGACCTACGGGGACTGCGGG GTGTGCCCCAGAGGCCAAAGAACCGATGACAACAAAATCTGCCGGGAGTGTTTGGGATCTCCAGACCGCTATGACTGGCTGTACCTCGGCTTCATGGCCATGCTGCCCCTGGTTTTACACTGGTTCTTTATTGAGTGGTATTCTGGAAAGAAGAG gagctggcagcgTGGCAGTGTGACAGTGCTGTTGTCCCGCAGCTCCAGCgcgctgctgcagcacctgacGGCGCTGCTGGAGTGCAGCGCGGCGGCCGtggtgacactgctgctcaGCGACCCCGTGGGCTCCCTGCACATCCGCTCCTGCCGCGTCAAGAAACTCTCAGACTGGTACACCATGCTCTACAACCCCAGCCCTGACTACATCACCACTGTGCACTGCACCCACGAGGCTGTCTACCCCCT gtaCACCATTGTGTTTATCTATTATGCCTTCTGTCTCGTGTTGATGATGCTGCTTCGGCCTCTCCTGGTTAAGAAGATTGCCTGTGGTTTGGGAAGGTCTGATCGATTTAAAAGCATTTATGCAGCACTCTACTTCTTCCCCATCCTCACCGTGCTGCAGGCCGTGGGAGGAGGCCTCCTCT ATTATGCCTTCCCATACATCATCCTGGTGCTCTCTTTGGTTACACTGGCTGTGTACTTGTCTGCTTCTGAAGTGGAG TTTTTCAAGGATCTGCTTGTGAGGAAGAAAAGGCTCGTTGTCCTCTTCAGCCACTGGTTACTCCATGCCTATGGAATCATCTCCATTTCCAAACTGGATAAGCTtgagcaggacctgcctttgCTTGCCTTGGTACCTGCCCCTGCTCTCTTCTACCTGATGACAGCAAAGTACACGGAGCCCTCACGGATCCTCTCTGAAGGTGGGAATGGACATTAA
- the JKAMP gene encoding JNK1/MAPK8-associated membrane protein isoform X6 — protein sequence MFRAAVDIQPACLGLYCGRTVLAVNGSVETYGDCGVCPRGQRTDDNKICRECLGSPDRYDWLYLGFMAMLPLVLHWFFIEWYSGKKRSWQRGSVTVLLSRSSSALLQHLTALLECSAAAVVTLLLSDPVGSLHIRSCRVKKLSDWYTMLYNPSPDYITTVHCTHEAVYPLYTIVFIYYAFCLVLMMLLRPLLVKKIACGLGRSDRFKSIYAALYFFPILTVLQAVGGGLLYYAFPYIILVLSLVTLAVYLSASEVEFFKDLLVRKKRLVVLFSHWLLHAYGIISISKLDKLEQDLPLLALVPAPALFYLMTAKYTEPSRILSEGGNGH from the exons ATGTTCCGCGCCG CTGTGGACATCCAGCCCGCCTGCCTCGGGCTGTACTGCGGCAGGACCGTGCTGGCGGTGAACGGCTCCGTGGAGACCTACGGGGACTGCGGG GTGTGCCCCAGAGGCCAAAGAACCGATGACAACAAAATCTGCCGGGAGTGTTTGGGATCTCCAGACCGCTATGACTGGCTGTACCTCGGCTTCATGGCCATGCTGCCCCTGGTTTTACACTGGTTCTTTATTGAGTGGTATTCTGGAAAGAAGAG gagctggcagcgTGGCAGTGTGACAGTGCTGTTGTCCCGCAGCTCCAGCgcgctgctgcagcacctgacGGCGCTGCTGGAGTGCAGCGCGGCGGCCGtggtgacactgctgctcaGCGACCCCGTGGGCTCCCTGCACATCCGCTCCTGCCGCGTCAAGAAACTCTCAGACTGGTACACCATGCTCTACAACCCCAGCCCTGACTACATCACCACTGTGCACTGCACCCACGAGGCTGTCTACCCCCT gtaCACCATTGTGTTTATCTATTATGCCTTCTGTCTCGTGTTGATGATGCTGCTTCGGCCTCTCCTGGTTAAGAAGATTGCCTGTGGTTTGGGAAGGTCTGATCGATTTAAAAGCATTTATGCAGCACTCTACTTCTTCCCCATCCTCACCGTGCTGCAGGCCGTGGGAGGAGGCCTCCTCT ATTATGCCTTCCCATACATCATCCTGGTGCTCTCTTTGGTTACACTGGCTGTGTACTTGTCTGCTTCTGAAGTGGAG TTTTTCAAGGATCTGCTTGTGAGGAAGAAAAGGCTCGTTGTCCTCTTCAGCCACTGGTTACTCCATGCCTATGGAATCATCTCCATTTCCAAACTGGATAAGCTtgagcaggacctgcctttgCTTGCCTTGGTACCTGCCCCTGCTCTCTTCTACCTGATGACAGCAAAGTACACGGAGCCCTCACGGATCCTCTCTGAAGGTGGGAATGGACATTAA
- the JKAMP gene encoding JNK1/MAPK8-associated membrane protein isoform X1, with the protein MALRGLLEAVPGREWPNGASPGNAARAVPAAVDIQPACLGLYCGRTVLAVNGSVETYGDCGVCPRGQRTDDNKICRECLGSPDRYDWLYLGFMAMLPLVLHWFFIEWYSGKKRFVYPFSRSWQRGSVTVLLSRSSSALLQHLTALLECSAAAVVTLLLSDPVGSLHIRSCRVKKLSDWYTMLYNPSPDYITTVHCTHEAVYPLYTIVFIYYAFCLVLMMLLRPLLVKKIACGLGRSDRFKSIYAALYFFPILTVLQAVGGGLLYYAFPYIILVLSLVTLAVYLSASEVEFFKDLLVRKKRLVVLFSHWLLHAYGIISISKLDKLEQDLPLLALVPAPALFYLMTAKYTEPSRILSEGGNGH; encoded by the exons ATGGCGCTGAGGGGGTTGTTAGAGGCTGTACCGGGCCGGGAGTGGCCGAACGGTGCCTCTCCCGGTAACGCGGCCCGCGCTGTGCCCGCAGCTGTGGACATCCAGCCCGCCTGCCTCGGGCTGTACTGCGGCAGGACCGTGCTGGCGGTGAACGGCTCCGTGGAGACCTACGGGGACTGCGGG GTGTGCCCCAGAGGCCAAAGAACCGATGACAACAAAATCTGCCGGGAGTGTTTGGGATCTCCAGACCGCTATGACTGGCTGTACCTCGGCTTCATGGCCATGCTGCCCCTGGTTTTACACTGGTTCTTTATTGAGTGGTATTCTGGAAAGAAGAGGTTTGTGTACCCTTTCTCTAG gagctggcagcgTGGCAGTGTGACAGTGCTGTTGTCCCGCAGCTCCAGCgcgctgctgcagcacctgacGGCGCTGCTGGAGTGCAGCGCGGCGGCCGtggtgacactgctgctcaGCGACCCCGTGGGCTCCCTGCACATCCGCTCCTGCCGCGTCAAGAAACTCTCAGACTGGTACACCATGCTCTACAACCCCAGCCCTGACTACATCACCACTGTGCACTGCACCCACGAGGCTGTCTACCCCCT gtaCACCATTGTGTTTATCTATTATGCCTTCTGTCTCGTGTTGATGATGCTGCTTCGGCCTCTCCTGGTTAAGAAGATTGCCTGTGGTTTGGGAAGGTCTGATCGATTTAAAAGCATTTATGCAGCACTCTACTTCTTCCCCATCCTCACCGTGCTGCAGGCCGTGGGAGGAGGCCTCCTCT ATTATGCCTTCCCATACATCATCCTGGTGCTCTCTTTGGTTACACTGGCTGTGTACTTGTCTGCTTCTGAAGTGGAG TTTTTCAAGGATCTGCTTGTGAGGAAGAAAAGGCTCGTTGTCCTCTTCAGCCACTGGTTACTCCATGCCTATGGAATCATCTCCATTTCCAAACTGGATAAGCTtgagcaggacctgcctttgCTTGCCTTGGTACCTGCCCCTGCTCTCTTCTACCTGATGACAGCAAAGTACACGGAGCCCTCACGGATCCTCTCTGAAGGTGGGAATGGACATTAA